A single region of the Sphingobacteriaceae bacterium genome encodes:
- the recO gene encoding DNA repair protein RecO codes for MSGYRVDAVIIKSQPLGEADRLVTSYTRQRGRHRAVARGARRSRSRLGACLQPFVHAQLYCWKGRSLDGISQCAVQDGFAAVRESLSGAAAAAYMCELVDGLTQEADPDPHVFDLFLMGLHTLNETVAHQGGEVPVAWPQDGPLERLLLAFQWKLLTLKGFGPSFDRCAACGRRPQGGALPAKVHFSPGEGGLLCRPCRGAGNGTLYPARRDAVTAIDTLIRQPLTAAVGLAVPPGAVKDLFSLSHTYLTWVLERPLQSTAFLEVLGTGAK; via the coding sequence ATGTCCGGCTATCGGGTAGACGCCGTCATCATCAAAAGCCAGCCCTTGGGGGAAGCCGACCGCCTGGTGACCTCCTACACCCGGCAGCGGGGGCGGCACCGGGCCGTGGCCCGGGGAGCCCGCCGGTCCCGCAGCCGCCTGGGAGCCTGCCTGCAGCCCTTCGTCCACGCCCAGTTGTACTGCTGGAAGGGCCGCAGCCTGGACGGCATCAGCCAGTGCGCCGTTCAGGATGGCTTCGCCGCCGTCAGGGAGAGCCTGTCGGGGGCGGCGGCGGCCGCTTACATGTGCGAACTGGTGGACGGCCTGACCCAGGAGGCCGACCCGGACCCCCACGTTTTCGACCTGTTCTTGATGGGGCTCCACACGCTGAACGAAACCGTCGCCCACCAAGGAGGCGAGGTGCCGGTGGCCTGGCCCCAGGACGGCCCCTTGGAGCGGCTGCTGCTGGCTTTCCAATGGAAGCTCCTCACATTGAAAGGCTTTGGCCCCTCCTTCGACCGGTGCGCTGCCTGCGGCCGCCGGCCCCAGGGGGGAGCCCTCCCGGCTAAGGTGCATTTTTCACCGGGCGAGGGCGGGCTCTTGTGCCGGCCCTGCCGGGGGGCGGGCAACGGCACCCTGTACCCCGCTCGCCGGGATGCGGTGACGGCCATCGACACCTTGATCCGGCAGCCCTTGACGGCGGCGGTGGGCTTGGCGGTGCCCCCCGGGGCGGTGAAGGATTTGTTCAGCCTGAGCCACACCTATCTGACCTGGGTGCTGGAGCGGCCCCTGCAGTCCACCGCCTTTCTGGAAGTGCTGGGTACCGGTGCAAAATAA
- the era gene encoding GTPase Era — MAPATSPREHEQEFRSGFVAVIGRPNVGKSTLVNRLVGRTVAIVSDKAQTTRHRIMGVVHLPAAQIVLLDTPGIHRPRHLLGRWMLQVAERSLKDADLVLFMVDGSSRRPGPGDTHVAQRVASARARAVLVINKMDLVPPGEGPAVTAAYEELGDFVDTVPISARTGAGTDRLLELIVDHLPPGPPYFPPGMHTDQPERVLAAEFIREQVLHLTRDEVPHAVGVDIEEMTPRSGGKVYIRAVIYVERESQKGILIGQGGNLLKAVGSGARERIETLLGEPVYLDLWVKVSKKWRDRAGSLRALGFRQE; from the coding sequence GTGGCTCCGGCGACGAGTCCCCGGGAACATGAGCAGGAGTTTCGCTCCGGCTTTGTGGCCGTCATCGGCCGGCCCAACGTGGGCAAGTCCACCCTGGTGAACCGGCTGGTGGGCCGCACGGTGGCCATCGTCTCCGACAAGGCCCAGACGACCCGCCACCGGATCATGGGCGTGGTCCACCTGCCCGCTGCCCAGATCGTGCTGCTGGACACCCCGGGCATTCACCGGCCCCGCCACCTGCTGGGCCGCTGGATGCTGCAGGTGGCCGAGCGCTCCCTTAAGGACGCTGACTTGGTCTTGTTCATGGTGGACGGCAGTTCCCGGCGGCCCGGCCCCGGCGACACCCATGTGGCCCAGCGGGTGGCGTCGGCCCGGGCCCGGGCGGTGCTGGTCATCAACAAGATGGACCTGGTGCCCCCCGGCGAAGGGCCGGCGGTGACGGCAGCCTACGAGGAACTGGGCGACTTCGTGGACACGGTGCCCATTTCGGCCAGGACCGGCGCCGGCACCGACCGGCTGCTGGAACTCATCGTCGACCACCTGCCGCCGGGCCCGCCCTACTTCCCGCCGGGGATGCACACCGACCAGCCCGAGCGGGTGCTGGCGGCGGAATTCATCCGGGAGCAGGTGCTCCACCTGACCCGGGATGAAGTGCCCCACGCCGTGGGGGTGGACATCGAAGAAATGACCCCCCGCAGCGGGGGCAAGGTGTACATCCGGGCGGTAATCTACGTGGAGCGGGAATCCCAGAAAGGCATCTTGATCGGCCAGGGGGGAAACCTGCTGAAGGCCGTGGGCAGCGGGGCCCGGGAGCGCATCGAGACCCTGCTGGGGGAGCCGGTCTACCTGGACCTCTGGGTCAAGGTGAGCAAGAAGTGGCGGGACCGGGCCGGCAGCCTCCGGGCCTTGGGCTTCCGGCAGGAATAG
- a CDS encoding DUF3048 domain-containing protein — translation MNRGKQGAPARLFIVFVFILLVTALVVAGCGGGSGGDPAVDDNGGTADPGQDPVVEEPPGPPAFFPALRPGQVRHPLTGLPVDRKELAYPYSLVVIGNNPRARPQSGLPAADLVYEVPAEGGITRFLALFRAGRADPIGPVRSSRTYILDLAREWEAVLAHVGGSPGHYEAVGRSGVKVFDDRGASGAGVFWRSGSRRAPDNLYTSTARLRQKMESLGLEAPAVERQPFRFVTPDRLPAGEEALEVVIRRPGAGGEVIYRYDEEMYRYERHLGSAAHVDRESEQPLTARSLLIQFVPVRAIPGDTEGRLDVDLVGEGRLLIATGGTVREGRWRKDQRTAPTAFLEERGGPATLLPGQVWILMVPVGTEVEWASGSGDESPGT, via the coding sequence GTGAACCGTGGGAAACAGGGAGCCCCAGCGAGGCTGTTCATAGTTTTTGTTTTCATCCTGCTTGTTACGGCATTGGTGGTGGCGGGCTGCGGCGGCGGCTCGGGAGGCGACCCGGCCGTCGATGACAACGGCGGCACAGCCGACCCCGGCCAGGATCCCGTTGTGGAGGAGCCTCCAGGACCGCCTGCCTTCTTCCCCGCCCTGAGGCCGGGCCAGGTGCGCCATCCCCTGACGGGCCTGCCGGTAGACAGAAAAGAACTGGCCTACCCCTACAGCCTGGTGGTCATCGGCAACAACCCCCGGGCCCGGCCCCAGTCGGGCCTGCCGGCGGCCGACCTGGTGTACGAAGTGCCCGCCGAAGGGGGCATCACCCGGTTTCTCGCCCTGTTCCGGGCCGGCCGGGCCGATCCCATCGGGCCGGTGCGCAGTTCCCGGACGTACATTTTGGACCTGGCCCGGGAGTGGGAGGCGGTGCTGGCCCATGTGGGGGGCAGCCCCGGCCACTACGAAGCGGTGGGCAGGAGCGGCGTGAAGGTTTTTGACGACCGGGGCGCTTCGGGCGCCGGGGTGTTCTGGCGGTCGGGGTCCCGCCGGGCGCCCGACAACTTGTACACCAGCACGGCCCGGCTGCGGCAGAAGATGGAAAGCCTCGGCCTGGAGGCCCCGGCCGTCGAGCGGCAGCCTTTCCGCTTCGTGACGCCGGATCGCCTGCCGGCGGGTGAGGAGGCCCTGGAAGTGGTCATCCGGCGTCCCGGGGCCGGCGGGGAAGTAATTTACCGTTACGATGAGGAAATGTACCGTTACGAGCGGCACCTGGGCTCCGCAGCCCACGTGGATCGGGAATCGGAGCAACCCTTGACGGCCAGGTCGCTGCTCATCCAGTTCGTTCCCGTCCGGGCCATCCCGGGTGACACCGAGGGGCGCCTCGACGTGGACTTGGTGGGCGAGGGGCGTCTCCTCATCGCCACCGGGGGCACGGTGCGGGAAGGCAGGTGGCGCAAGGACCAGCGGACCGCCCCTACGGCTTTCCTGGAGGAGAGGGGCGGGCCGGCGACCTTGCTGCCCGGTCAAGTGTGGATCCTGATGGTGCCTGTCGGGACGGAGGTGGAATGGGCAAGTGGCTCCGGCGACGAGTCCCCGGGAACATGA
- a CDS encoding DUF502 domain-containing protein: MAQLRRYFVTGLAVLAPILGSLWVLVTVFRLADGLIGQFLPPPLRIPGLGLLLTLLVVLGTGVLATNIMGRKIIQWTEWVFSRLPFVRGIYSTFRQLVDVVSPPEGTGGFQRVVLVEFPRPGLWSFGLVTGESGGEMRRRLDTDLLHVFVPTTPNPTSGYLMIVPRRDVVPLDMSVQDAMQVIVSGGVIVPPEKDAPPGHGPAVGEQDRQNAGGEEERR; the protein is encoded by the coding sequence TTGGCACAATTGCGCAGGTATTTCGTCACCGGGTTGGCCGTCCTGGCGCCCATCCTGGGCTCCCTTTGGGTGCTGGTCACGGTGTTCCGCCTTGCCGACGGCCTCATCGGCCAGTTCCTGCCCCCGCCCCTGCGCATTCCGGGGCTGGGCCTGCTGCTGACCCTCCTGGTGGTGCTGGGCACCGGCGTCCTGGCCACCAACATCATGGGCCGCAAGATCATCCAATGGACGGAATGGGTTTTCAGCCGCCTGCCCTTTGTCCGGGGCATCTACAGCACCTTCCGCCAGTTGGTGGATGTGGTGTCGCCGCCCGAAGGGACCGGCGGCTTCCAGCGGGTGGTGCTGGTGGAGTTTCCCCGGCCCGGCCTTTGGTCCTTCGGCCTGGTGACGGGTGAAAGCGGCGGCGAGATGCGGCGCCGGCTGGACACCGATTTGCTTCACGTTTTCGTGCCCACCACGCCCAATCCCACCTCGGGCTACCTGATGATCGTGCCCCGACGGGACGTGGTTCCCCTGGACATGTCCGTCCAGGACGCCATGCAGGTCATCGTTTCCGGCGGCGTCATCGTCCCGCCGGAAAAGGACGCCCCGCCCGGCCATGGGCCGGCGGTGGGTGAACAGGACCGTCAAAATGCTGGAGGGGAAGAGGAACGCCGGTGA
- a CDS encoding diacylglycerol kinase family protein, translated as MLPKRTIWQAFLYAWRGFAHTWRSQPNIRVQFGAAVAVVAAARWLGLNRSAVVPLLLAIGLVICMEAVNTAVETAVDLATRDVHPLARLAKDVAAGAVLWAVVVAVAVGFWIFGPHLGRLPAAVAQRWQQQPLEVAAAGGVVVLLLASGIRR; from the coding sequence GTGCTCCCGAAACGGACCATCTGGCAGGCTTTTCTTTATGCCTGGCGTGGCTTTGCCCACACGTGGCGCTCCCAGCCCAACATCCGGGTCCAGTTCGGTGCGGCGGTGGCGGTGGTGGCCGCGGCCCGCTGGCTGGGCTTGAATAGGAGCGCAGTGGTGCCCCTCCTGCTGGCCATCGGCCTGGTCATCTGCATGGAGGCCGTCAACACCGCTGTTGAGACGGCGGTGGACTTGGCCACCCGTGACGTGCACCCCCTGGCCCGCCTGGCCAAGGACGTGGCCGCCGGCGCCGTGCTGTGGGCGGTGGTGGTGGCCGTGGCGGTAGGGTTTTGGATCTTCGGCCCCCATCTGGGGCGGCTGCCCGCCGCCGTCGCCCAGCGCTGGCAGCAGCAGCCCCTGGAGGTGGCGGCAGCCGGCGGGGTCGTGGTGTTGCTGCTGGCATCGGGTATCAGGCGATAG
- the ybeY gene encoding rRNA maturation RNase YbeY, producing the protein MGGSTGQVRVEVMVAHWDDAPPVPQEIVQGMTAAVEAAVQAHAPPGRWLLDLTLTGDGSMAEINEKYRGRGETTDVLAFPQWSPEEWAAMGDQGPPGDAGGPEAEPLGDVVVNLAAAQRSAEAYGHSLARECAFLAVHGTLHLLGFDHGDEAAAARMEAATEAVLAPLGLRRGE; encoded by the coding sequence ATGGGCGGTAGCACCGGCCAAGTGCGGGTTGAGGTGATGGTTGCCCATTGGGACGACGCCCCGCCGGTGCCCCAGGAGATCGTCCAGGGCATGACGGCGGCGGTGGAGGCGGCGGTGCAGGCCCACGCACCCCCCGGCCGGTGGCTCTTGGACCTGACCTTGACGGGCGACGGGTCCATGGCGGAGATCAACGAGAAATACCGGGGCCGGGGGGAAACTACCGATGTGCTGGCTTTCCCCCAATGGTCGCCGGAGGAGTGGGCGGCCATGGGCGACCAGGGGCCGCCGGGCGACGCCGGGGGGCCTGAGGCCGAGCCCCTGGGTGACGTGGTGGTGAATCTGGCCGCCGCCCAAAGGAGCGCTGAGGCCTACGGCCATTCCCTGGCCCGGGAGTGCGCTTTCTTGGCCGTCCACGGCACCTTGCACCTGCTGGGCTTCGATCATGGGGACGAGGCCGCCGCCGCCCGCATGGAGGCGGCGACGGAAGCGGTGCTGGCTCCCCTAGGGCTGCGGAGGGGGGAGTAG
- a CDS encoding HDIG domain-containing protein: protein MSWTRSLDSIRERISGFLQRANAAGASWHRPVLAVALVAVLTFYFAVSFIPGRVDVEVDLPSPQSFKAPFDMIDRPTTERLRREAAERIPDLYEPDPEVDESVMARLEEDFAVLRDVAAVPDLAPEQQAALLEHEMGIAFTEDVVQGVLQLTPRTIDLLENTARTIMADMLAQGIRAEELESARHRVPEAVRIYEFDRPATVFLSLLLQNRLQANLVFNEEATLAAREQAQASVEPRIIRRDEIIVFEGERITEDDLVRLRDAGLLRPDAAYPSVAGALLMSVVLVGLTAGYLRFFEPETMGRTIRLVLLALIVVSTLVVARFTWLISGYAMPTAAGSMLLALLLSPQVAIFATVLMAATLGIVTGGQLVLALVVLVGGLVGIFSVTRVGQRSDLMRAGLYVGLVNGLMIITWLLLHGAGNLLEMALWRDVLWGVASGVVSAVLTIGSLPFLETFSGILTPVRLLELANPDQPLLRRLLVEAPGTYHHSIMVANLTEAAVERVGGNSLLARVGAYYHDIGKLKRPYFFAENQFGGENPHDKINPNLSALIITAHVKDGVEMAREHRLPAELIRFIQEHHGTMRVQYFYNKAMEETGGEGLLEENFAYPGPVPQTRETAICMLADSAEAAVRAMTKPTPGRIEATVRKIIKDRLNDGQLDRCDLTLKDLNLIADTFTQILNGIFHARIEYPEPPALPRGKEATKGTGTDHGR from the coding sequence ATGTCTTGGACACGCAGCCTGGATTCCATTCGTGAACGCATTTCCGGCTTTTTGCAGAGGGCCAATGCCGCCGGGGCCTCCTGGCATCGACCCGTGCTGGCGGTGGCGCTGGTGGCCGTCTTGACCTTCTACTTTGCCGTCTCCTTCATTCCCGGCCGGGTGGACGTGGAGGTGGACCTGCCGTCCCCCCAGTCCTTCAAGGCTCCCTTTGACATGATCGACCGCCCCACCACGGAGCGGCTGCGGCGGGAGGCGGCGGAGCGCATCCCCGACTTGTACGAGCCCGATCCTGAAGTGGATGAAAGCGTGATGGCCCGGCTGGAGGAGGATTTCGCCGTCCTGCGGGACGTGGCCGCCGTGCCCGACCTGGCCCCCGAGCAGCAGGCGGCCCTCTTGGAGCATGAGATGGGCATCGCGTTCACCGAAGATGTGGTGCAAGGCGTGCTCCAATTGACGCCCCGCACCATCGACCTGCTGGAGAACACCGCCCGGACCATCATGGCGGACATGCTGGCCCAGGGGATCCGGGCGGAAGAATTGGAAAGCGCCCGCCACCGGGTGCCGGAAGCGGTGCGCATCTACGAATTCGACCGGCCCGCCACCGTGTTCCTCAGCCTGCTGCTGCAAAACCGGCTCCAGGCCAACCTGGTGTTCAACGAGGAAGCCACCCTGGCCGCCCGGGAGCAGGCCCAGGCGTCGGTGGAGCCCCGCATTATCCGCCGGGACGAGATCATCGTCTTCGAGGGCGAGCGCATCACCGAGGATGACCTGGTGCGGCTGCGGGACGCGGGGCTGCTGCGGCCCGACGCCGCCTATCCCAGCGTCGCCGGCGCCCTGCTCATGTCGGTGGTCCTGGTGGGCCTGACGGCCGGGTACTTGCGGTTTTTCGAACCTGAGACCATGGGGCGGACCATAAGGCTGGTGCTGCTGGCCTTGATCGTGGTCAGCACCCTGGTGGTGGCCCGGTTCACCTGGCTCATTTCCGGCTACGCCATGCCCACGGCGGCGGGGTCCATGCTGCTGGCCCTGCTTCTGAGCCCCCAGGTGGCCATCTTCGCCACCGTCCTCATGGCCGCCACCCTGGGCATCGTCACCGGCGGCCAGCTGGTCCTGGCCCTGGTGGTGCTGGTGGGCGGCCTGGTGGGCATTTTCAGCGTGACCCGGGTGGGCCAGCGGTCGGACCTGATGCGGGCCGGCCTGTACGTGGGCCTGGTCAACGGCTTGATGATCATCACCTGGCTGCTGCTCCACGGGGCGGGCAACCTGCTGGAGATGGCCCTGTGGCGGGACGTCCTCTGGGGCGTGGCCTCGGGGGTGGTTTCGGCCGTGCTGACCATCGGCTCCCTGCCCTTCCTGGAAACCTTCTCGGGCATTTTGACCCCCGTCCGCCTGCTGGAGCTGGCCAATCCCGACCAGCCCCTGCTGCGGCGGCTCCTGGTGGAAGCGCCGGGGACGTATCACCATTCCATCATGGTGGCCAACCTGACGGAGGCGGCGGTGGAGCGGGTGGGGGGCAACTCCCTGCTGGCCCGGGTGGGGGCCTACTACCACGACATCGGCAAGCTGAAGCGGCCCTATTTCTTCGCCGAGAATCAATTCGGCGGGGAAAACCCCCACGACAAGATCAACCCCAACTTGAGCGCCTTGATCATCACGGCCCACGTCAAGGACGGGGTGGAGATGGCCCGGGAGCACCGGCTGCCGGCGGAACTGATCCGCTTCATCCAAGAGCACCACGGCACCATGCGGGTCCAGTACTTCTACAACAAGGCCATGGAAGAAACGGGGGGCGAGGGGCTGCTGGAGGAGAACTTCGCCTACCCGGGCCCGGTGCCCCAGACCCGGGAGACGGCCATCTGCATGCTGGCCGACTCCGCCGAGGCGGCGGTCCGGGCCATGACCAAGCCCACCCCGGGCCGCATCGAAGCCACGGTGCGCAAGATCATCAAGGACCGGCTCAACGACGGGCAGCTGGACCGCTGCGATTTGACCCTGAAGGACCTGAATCTGATAGCCGATACCTTCACCCAGATCTTGAACGGCATTTTCCACGCCCGCATCGAGTATCCCGAGCCGCCGGCCCTGCCCCGGGGCAAAGAGGCGACGAAAGGCACGGGGACCGACCATGGGCGGTAG
- a CDS encoding PhoH family protein produces MTTVHLVLDDNDQAMGLFGHSDVHLRAIERKFPVRLVARGSNLIIEGPPAAVQRVQRLFQELIDVLSRGHRLTEQDVEAAINMAAMDEEAIGSILGDTVIMTKRGRPVRPKTAGQKEYLEAMRRSSMVFAIGPAGTGKTYLAVAMAVAALKKGQVHRIILTRPAVEAGEKLGFLPGDLQEKVNPYLRPLYDALYDMLGLETVERYMARGIIEVAPLAYMRGRTLEDSFIILDEAQNTTPEQMKMFLTRMGAGSRVVVTGDITQVDLPKARYSGLHEVRTVLSGVEGITFIYLSETDVVRHPLVQRIIKAYESFEAEQGPADDAAAADDTP; encoded by the coding sequence TTGACCACCGTTCATCTGGTGTTGGATGACAACGACCAGGCCATGGGCCTGTTTGGCCATTCGGATGTCCACCTGCGGGCCATCGAGCGGAAGTTTCCCGTGCGGCTGGTGGCCCGGGGCAGCAATCTCATCATCGAAGGCCCTCCCGCCGCTGTGCAACGGGTGCAGCGGCTTTTCCAGGAGTTGATCGATGTGTTGAGCCGGGGACACCGCCTCACGGAGCAAGATGTGGAGGCGGCCATCAACATGGCCGCCATGGATGAAGAGGCCATCGGCTCCATCCTGGGGGACACGGTCATCATGACCAAGCGGGGCCGGCCCGTCCGCCCCAAGACCGCAGGACAGAAGGAATACCTGGAGGCCATGCGCCGGTCCAGCATGGTGTTCGCCATCGGGCCGGCGGGCACGGGCAAGACCTACTTGGCCGTGGCCATGGCCGTGGCCGCTTTGAAGAAGGGCCAGGTCCACCGGATCATCCTGACCCGCCCCGCGGTGGAGGCAGGGGAGAAGCTGGGCTTCCTGCCCGGCGACCTGCAGGAGAAGGTCAACCCCTACCTGCGGCCCCTGTACGACGCCCTGTACGACATGCTGGGGCTGGAAACGGTGGAGCGGTACATGGCCCGGGGCATCATCGAGGTGGCGCCCTTGGCCTACATGCGGGGCCGCACCTTGGAGGACTCCTTCATCATCCTGGACGAAGCCCAGAACACCACCCCGGAGCAGATGAAGATGTTCCTGACCAGGATGGGCGCCGGCTCCCGGGTGGTGGTGACGGGCGACATCACCCAGGTGGACCTGCCCAAAGCCCGCTATTCCGGCCTCCACGAAGTGCGCACCGTGCTGTCGGGGGTCGAAGGCATCACCTTCATCTACCTGTCGGAAACCGACGTGGTGCGCCATCCCCTGGTCCAGCGGATCATCAAGGCCTACGAATCGTTCGAGGCGGAGCAGGGTCCCGCCGACGACGCAGCAGCGGCAGACGATACACCTTAG
- the yqfD gene encoding sporulation protein YqfD has protein sequence MPFWYSLLGFVRIRISGDMPERLVNLCLAHGIPLRQLVWRESVVEALVPGRDFRLLRPLAKRARVRVRIIGRHGLPFTWRSLARRRLALALAGLTLVGLYVMSLFVWFVDVTGPFQHVRQEEVRQVLADLGLKPGVFRPAIDRREMARQLVLRLPALAWAYVNFQGTRAVVEIVERTLPPETPPAGPGHLVARRAGVIEEILVLSGEAQVEVGDTVAEGDVLISGLLMAPAPMEQPPAPGAEPPPPQRFAWLQAKGRVLARTWYHDYWEAPLVQEIKTRTGGSARRYHLEVGNREIYLAGPARTSYSHYEVERTARGLDWSLGPVPLRFRLVKTEFFELEVHRRTLPPDRVRQEAERVLRDRVLGAIPMEARIVDVRSEVVQHGEDFIGVRLMVECLEDIGRFMPWTPAEDLPPDAPVG, from the coding sequence TTGCCCTTTTGGTATTCCTTGCTGGGCTTTGTCCGCATCCGCATCAGCGGGGACATGCCGGAGCGCCTAGTCAATCTGTGCCTGGCGCACGGCATCCCCTTGCGGCAGCTGGTTTGGCGGGAGTCGGTGGTGGAAGCCCTGGTGCCGGGCAGGGATTTCCGGCTGCTGCGGCCCTTGGCCAAGCGGGCCCGGGTGCGGGTCCGCATCATCGGCCGCCACGGGCTGCCCTTCACCTGGCGGAGCCTCGCCCGGCGCCGCCTCGCCTTGGCCCTGGCGGGCCTTACCCTCGTCGGATTGTATGTCATGTCTCTCTTCGTCTGGTTCGTGGACGTCACCGGGCCCTTCCAGCACGTCCGGCAGGAAGAAGTCCGGCAGGTGCTGGCGGATCTGGGCCTGAAGCCCGGCGTCTTCCGGCCGGCCATCGACCGGCGGGAGATGGCCCGGCAGTTGGTGCTGCGCCTGCCGGCCTTGGCCTGGGCCTACGTGAACTTCCAAGGCACCCGGGCCGTGGTGGAAATCGTGGAGCGCACCCTGCCCCCGGAAACCCCGCCTGCGGGCCCCGGCCACTTGGTGGCCCGGCGGGCGGGCGTGATCGAGGAAATTCTGGTGCTCAGCGGCGAGGCCCAGGTGGAGGTGGGGGACACGGTGGCCGAAGGGGACGTGCTCATCAGCGGCCTCCTCATGGCTCCCGCCCCCATGGAGCAGCCGCCGGCGCCCGGGGCCGAGCCTCCCCCGCCCCAGCGCTTCGCCTGGCTCCAGGCCAAGGGGAGGGTGCTGGCCCGCACTTGGTACCACGACTACTGGGAAGCCCCCTTGGTGCAGGAAATAAAGACCCGCACCGGCGGCAGCGCCCGCCGCTATCATTTGGAAGTGGGCAACCGGGAAATTTACTTGGCGGGGCCTGCCCGGACTTCTTATTCCCATTACGAAGTGGAACGCACGGCCAGGGGCTTGGATTGGTCCTTGGGGCCCGTGCCCCTGCGGTTCCGGCTGGTCAAGACGGAATTTTTCGAACTGGAGGTGCATCGCCGCACCTTGCCCCCGGACCGGGTGCGGCAGGAGGCGGAGCGGGTGCTGCGGGACCGGGTGCTGGGGGCCATTCCCATGGAGGCCCGCATCGTGGATGTCCGGTCGGAAGTGGTCCAGCACGGTGAAGATTTCATCGGCGTGCGGTTGATGGTGGAATGCTTGGAGGACATCGGCCGGTTCATGCCCTGGACGCCGGCGGAGGATCTGCCCCCGGATGCGCCGGTGGGCTGA
- the yqfC gene encoding sporulation protein YqfC, whose translation MPKPPLRSRLAELLDMPRDVVLNLPRISVVGDLQVLVQNHRGVKEYTPERVIIGMESGLIVISGRELVISNIHVEEITITGRLDGVQLLRSQG comes from the coding sequence GTGCCGAAGCCGCCTTTACGGTCCCGGCTGGCTGAACTCCTCGATATGCCCAGGGACGTAGTTCTCAACTTACCCCGCATCAGTGTGGTGGGCGATCTTCAAGTGCTGGTGCAGAACCACCGGGGAGTCAAGGAGTACACCCCCGAGCGGGTGATCATCGGCATGGAGAGCGGCCTCATCGTCATCTCCGGCCGGGAGCTGGTCATCAGCAACATCCATGTGGAGGAGATCACCATCACCGGCCGCCTGGACGGGGTCCAACTGTTGCGGTCGCAAGGCTAG
- the floA gene encoding flotillin-like protein FloA (flotillin-like protein involved in membrane lipid rafts): MAELILFIVIVVLGLSALLILFNFIPVGLWIAAFAAGVRISLLTLIGMRLRRVVPAVIINPLIKAVKAGLDLNINQLEAHHLAGGNVDRVVNALIAAQRAGIPLSFERAAAIDLAGRDVLLAVQMSVNPKVIETPFVAAVAKDGIEVKAMARVTVRANIDRLVGGAGEDTIIARVGEGIVTTIGSSEDHKAVLENPDRISALVLEKGLDAGTAFEILSIDIADVDIGRNIGAELQSDRAEADKRIAQAKAEERRAMAVAAEQEMKAKVQEMRAKVVEAEALIPQAVAEALRAGNIGVMDWYNLRNLQSDTEMRSSIARATEPEGADPIQEDQDGV; this comes from the coding sequence TTGGCCGAGTTGATCCTTTTCATCGTCATCGTTGTGCTGGGCTTGTCGGCCCTCCTCATCCTGTTCAACTTCATCCCGGTGGGCCTGTGGATCGCCGCCTTCGCCGCCGGCGTCCGCATCAGCCTCCTGACTCTCATCGGCATGCGGCTGCGGCGGGTGGTGCCGGCGGTCATAATCAACCCCCTGATCAAGGCCGTCAAGGCGGGCCTGGACCTGAACATCAATCAATTGGAAGCCCACCACTTGGCCGGGGGCAACGTGGACCGGGTGGTCAACGCCTTGATCGCCGCCCAGCGGGCGGGCATTCCCTTGAGTTTTGAGCGGGCCGCCGCCATCGACCTGGCGGGGCGGGATGTGCTGCTTGCCGTCCAGATGAGCGTCAACCCCAAGGTCATCGAGACGCCCTTCGTGGCGGCGGTGGCCAAGGACGGCATCGAGGTGAAGGCCATGGCCCGGGTGACCGTCAGGGCCAACATCGACCGCCTGGTGGGCGGCGCCGGGGAAGATACCATCATCGCCCGGGTGGGCGAGGGCATCGTCACCACCATCGGTTCGTCGGAAGATCATAAAGCGGTGCTGGAAAATCCCGACCGCATCTCGGCCCTGGTGCTGGAAAAAGGCCTGGACGCCGGCACCGCCTTTGAAATTTTGTCCATCGACATCGCCGACGTGGATATCGGCCGGAACATCGGCGCCGAACTCCAGAGCGACCGGGCCGAGGCCGACAAGCGCATCGCCCAGGCCAAGGCCGAGGAGCGGCGGGCCATGGCCGTAGCCGCCGAACAAGAGATGAAGGCCAAGGTGCAGGAAATGCGGGCGAAAGTGGTGGAGGCCGAAGCCCTCATTCCCCAGGCGGTGGCGGAAGCCCTGCGGGCGGGCAACATCGGCGTCATGGACTGGTACAATTTGCGGAACCTGCAGTCGGATACGGAAATGAGGAGCTCCATCGCCCGGGCCACGGAGCCGGAAGGCGCCGATCCCATCCAGGAGGACCAGGATGGAGTTTGA